In Herbinix luporum, a single window of DNA contains:
- the thpR gene encoding RNA 2',3'-cyclic phosphodiesterase, giving the protein MRLFTAITFEDQIKDSLWEAMEKLSFNVIKGSFTAKDNLHLTLNFIGETKKIELVKEAMEEAVFAANIKSFNLSIGGFGRFSRRDGDICFIGVKREENLLGIQKELTNRLKSAGFDLENREYKPHITLARRVRFAGGFRDDELASLIVNLSQKVQKISLMKSEHINGRLTYTEIFHVCLP; this is encoded by the coding sequence TTGAGACTTTTTACAGCTATAACTTTTGAGGATCAGATTAAGGATTCTTTGTGGGAAGCCATGGAGAAATTAAGTTTTAATGTTATAAAAGGAAGTTTTACAGCTAAAGATAATCTTCATCTTACATTGAATTTTATAGGTGAAACAAAGAAGATTGAGCTTGTAAAAGAAGCAATGGAAGAGGCGGTTTTTGCTGCCAATATAAAGAGTTTTAATCTTTCAATCGGTGGTTTTGGAAGATTTAGCCGTAGGGATGGAGATATCTGCTTTATAGGTGTAAAAAGGGAAGAGAATTTACTGGGTATACAAAAGGAATTGACAAATAGGCTTAAGTCAGCAGGGTTTGATTTGGAAAACAGAGAGTATAAGCCGCATATTACATTGGCAAGAAGAGTAAGATTTGCCGGTGGCTTTAGGGATGATGAGCTTGCTTCTTTAATAGTAAATTTAAGTCAAAAGGTTCAAAAAATCAGCCTTATGAAATCAGAACATATAAACGGCAGGCTTACTTATACAGAGATATTTCATGTATGCTTGCCTTAG
- a CDS encoding GAF domain-containing protein: MSNFNEEIKYPENKEESYKLIHKQLEALLENETHLIPNLSNSSALLKLALPKTNWVGFYLLKNNELLLGPFQGKPACVHIPIGKGVCGTAVASGKAQVVYDVHAFPGHIACDSESKSEIVIPIYSEGRIVAVLDIDSPVIGRFDEEDLKGLSQVVHILETSCNWDQV, translated from the coding sequence ATGAGTAATTTTAATGAAGAAATAAAATATCCTGAAAACAAAGAGGAAAGTTATAAGTTAATTCATAAGCAATTAGAAGCCTTACTTGAAAATGAAACCCATCTAATTCCTAATCTTAGTAATTCTTCTGCCTTACTAAAACTTGCCTTACCAAAAACCAACTGGGTGGGATTTTATCTCCTAAAGAATAATGAACTGCTGCTTGGACCCTTTCAAGGTAAACCGGCCTGTGTCCATATTCCCATAGGAAAAGGCGTATGTGGAACCGCTGTAGCTAGTGGCAAAGCTCAAGTAGTTTACGATGTCCATGCTTTTCCCGGGCATATTGCCTGCGACAGCGAATCTAAGTCAGAAATAGTTATACCAATATATTCAGAGGGTCGTATTGTAGCTGTACTGGATATTGACAGTCCCGTAATTGGACGTTTTGATGAGGAAGATTTAAAAGGCCTAAGTCAAGTTGTCCATATCCTTGAGACAAGCTGTAACTGGGATCAAGTTTAA
- a CDS encoding shikimate kinase gives MDNIVLIGMPGAGKSTVGVILAKVLGMNFIDSDLLIQKQEGLLLKDIIEKEGQQGYLAIENQVNRDISVDNTVIATGGSVVYCTEAMEHFRRTSKVVYIKLSYDTIRKRLGNIRQRGVVLSEGQTLYDLYLERCPLYEKYAHIIVDAEGLGIEELMESISLKV, from the coding sequence ATGGATAACATCGTATTAATCGGGATGCCCGGTGCAGGTAAAAGCACTGTAGGTGTCATTTTGGCTAAAGTACTGGGAATGAATTTTATCGATTCAGATCTTCTAATTCAAAAGCAGGAAGGTTTACTTCTTAAAGATATTATTGAAAAAGAGGGTCAGCAAGGATATCTTGCCATAGAAAATCAAGTTAATAGAGATATTTCTGTGGATAATACAGTAATAGCCACAGGAGGCAGTGTAGTTTATTGTACTGAGGCCATGGAACATTTTCGTAGGACATCTAAGGTAGTTTATATCAAGCTTAGTTATGATACTATTCGTAAAAGGCTAGGCAATATAAGGCAAAGAGGAGTAGTTCTCAGTGAGGGACAGACTTTGTATGATTTATATTTAGAGAGATGTCCCCTTTATGAAAAATATGCCCATATTATAGTGGATGCCGAAGGGCTGGGCATAGAAGAGCTAATGGAAAGTATTAGTTTAAAAGTTTAA
- a CDS encoding CBS domain-containing protein, giving the protein MNIAYFLKTKGEVAYLFEDFTLRQGLEKMRNHGYTAIPVLSADNKYIGTISEGDFLWYLVDDQKEELHKINIKSIEDVKIKDVLKKGKNPSVRITANMDEMLIRAMDQNFIPVVDDRDYFIGIITRSDIMRYINSRLSNADIKYGALQG; this is encoded by the coding sequence ATGAATATTGCATATTTTTTAAAAACCAAGGGTGAAGTGGCTTATCTTTTTGAAGATTTTACACTGCGGCAGGGATTGGAAAAGATGCGCAATCACGGTTATACTGCAATACCGGTTCTGTCCGCAGACAATAAATATATCGGAACCATAAGTGAAGGAGATTTTCTTTGGTATCTAGTAGATGACCAAAAGGAAGAGCTACATAAGATTAATATTAAAAGTATAGAAGATGTTAAGATTAAGGATGTTTTAAAGAAAGGGAAGAATCCCAGTGTGAGAATTACTGCCAATATGGATGAGATGTTGATTAGGGCTATGGATCAGAATTTTATACCTGTAGTCGATGACAGAGATTATTTTATCGGCATAATTACCAGAAGTGATATTATGAGGTATATTAATTCCAGATTAAGTAATGCTGATATAAAGTATGGTGCCTTACAAGGTTAA
- the arfA gene encoding arabinosylfuranosidase ArfA, whose protein sequence is MKREAKMVIDKEFKIDEIDKNLYGSFIEHLGRAIYTGIYQPDHPLADEEGFRKDVIELVKELQVPIVRYPGGNFVSNYFWEDGVGPKESRKARLDLAWRTLEPNLFGLNEFVSWAKKANTEIMMAVNLGTRGIDAACNLLEYCNVDANSYYSNMRRDHGYDKPHNIKVWCLGNEMDGPWQVGAKTPQEYGRLAAETGKAMKMIDPSIKLVSCGSSGIGMPTFPEWEAITLEHTYDYVDYVSMHQYYGNKENDTADFLAMSMDMEQFIKSVIATCDYIKAKKRSKKELKISFDEWNVWYHSNESDNDYMEKKPWNVAPALLEDIYNFEDALLVGLMLITLIKHADRVKMACLAQLVNVIAPIMTDEKGGAWRQTIFYPFLHASIYGRGIALQPVIETTKHDTTNHTDVTDVEAVSVYNPENEEVTIFAVNRNVDHDVEFTSDLRGFEGYKVLEYLVMEHDDMKAVNTLNNENVKPRTKNEYVFDEGIFTTNMKKCSWNVIRFGK, encoded by the coding sequence ATGAAAAGAGAAGCAAAAATGGTTATTGATAAAGAGTTTAAGATTGATGAGATTGATAAGAATCTATATGGTTCCTTTATTGAACATTTAGGAAGAGCTATCTACACCGGAATATATCAACCGGATCATCCTTTGGCTGATGAAGAGGGATTTCGCAAGGATGTAATAGAATTGGTTAAGGAGCTGCAGGTACCTATTGTCCGTTATCCCGGAGGTAATTTTGTATCTAATTATTTTTGGGAGGATGGAGTAGGCCCTAAGGAAAGCAGAAAGGCAAGATTAGATCTGGCATGGAGAACCTTAGAGCCTAATTTATTCGGATTAAATGAATTTGTATCCTGGGCTAAGAAGGCAAATACAGAAATTATGATGGCTGTAAATCTCGGTACCAGAGGAATAGACGCTGCCTGCAATTTGCTAGAATACTGCAATGTAGATGCTAATAGTTATTACAGTAATATGCGTCGTGACCATGGATATGATAAACCCCATAACATTAAGGTTTGGTGTCTGGGTAATGAAATGGATGGGCCTTGGCAGGTAGGAGCTAAGACACCTCAAGAGTATGGTAGGTTGGCAGCAGAAACCGGCAAGGCTATGAAGATGATTGATCCTTCTATAAAGCTGGTTTCATGCGGCAGTTCAGGCATAGGTATGCCCACATTCCCCGAATGGGAGGCAATTACATTAGAGCATACATATGATTATGTTGATTATGTATCCATGCATCAATATTATGGCAACAAAGAAAATGATACGGCAGATTTTCTTGCCATGTCTATGGATATGGAGCAGTTTATAAAGAGTGTTATAGCTACATGTGACTATATCAAGGCAAAAAAGAGAAGTAAAAAAGAATTGAAAATAAGCTTTGATGAATGGAATGTTTGGTATCATTCCAATGAATCTGATAATGATTATATGGAGAAGAAGCCATGGAATGTGGCACCGGCATTACTGGAGGATATCTATAACTTTGAGGACGCTTTATTAGTGGGTCTTATGCTTATAACCTTAATAAAACATGCCGATAGGGTGAAGATGGCCTGCCTTGCCCAGTTGGTAAATGTTATTGCTCCTATAATGACAGATGAAAAGGGCGGAGCCTGGAGGCAGACTATATTTTATCCATTTTTACATGCTTCAATATATGGACGGGGTATAGCCCTTCAGCCGGTTATTGAAACCACAAAGCATGATACTACTAATCATACTGATGTAACTGATGTGGAAGCTGTTTCAGTATATAATCCTGAAAATGAGGAAGTTACAATCTTTGCTGTTAATAGAAATGTAGACCATGATGTAGAGTTTACATCTGATTTGCGAGGATTTGAAGGATATAAGGTTCTGGAATATTTGGTAATGGAACATGACGATATGAAAGCAGTTAATACTTTAAATAACGAAAATGTTAAGCCAAGAACTAAAAATGAATATGTTTTTGATGAGGGTATCTTTACCACTAATATGAAGAAATGTTCATGGAATGTTATTAGATTTGGTAAATAA
- a CDS encoding CsxC family protein: protein MDNYSATVISSEAYASKCDRDCDAAVLKADTLPKADNHPWPGGDFKIPRILSEFVIQIDSESKIRLNEPAYEIKRIEKQVFLTQCRYIPTTDKVFIEGYIRKNIEYAARTCSKNNSIAGTIKDTTVHVPFKVYTKVDFHGAKPQIIPNPPSLTARYFDQKRMGKDIREADRSNVEIFNEPVFCELEWAAVYDADINDKGRPIDHLLNEEEFKEFTDKSVIYLCIKLLQKQQVCWPFPIKDDGKKKPYPQNTDWKTPEYPKKKPDIIF, encoded by the coding sequence ATGGATAATTATAGTGCAACCGTTATTAGTTCAGAAGCCTACGCAAGTAAATGCGATAGGGATTGTGATGCTGCTGTTCTTAAAGCAGATACCTTACCAAAAGCTGATAATCATCCATGGCCAGGTGGGGATTTTAAGATACCAAGAATTCTTTCTGAGTTTGTAATCCAGATTGACTCCGAATCAAAGATAAGGCTTAATGAACCTGCTTATGAAATTAAAAGAATCGAAAAACAAGTATTCCTAACACAATGCAGGTATATTCCTACCACAGATAAGGTATTTATTGAAGGATATATCAGAAAAAATATTGAATATGCCGCAAGAACTTGCTCAAAGAATAACAGTATTGCCGGAACCATAAAAGATACTACTGTCCATGTTCCTTTTAAGGTTTACACCAAGGTAGATTTCCATGGTGCAAAACCTCAAATTATACCAAATCCGCCTTCATTAACAGCCAGATATTTCGATCAAAAGAGAATGGGCAAAGATATCAGAGAAGCTGATAGATCTAATGTTGAAATATTCAACGAGCCTGTTTTTTGTGAACTGGAATGGGCTGCCGTATATGATGCGGATATTAACGACAAAGGAAGACCTATAGATCATTTGCTTAACGAAGAGGAATTCAAAGAATTTACAGATAAATCAGTTATTTATCTCTGTATTAAATTATTACAAAAGCAACAGGTATGCTGGCCATTCCCTATTAAGGATGACGGAAAAAAGAAACCTTATCCTCAAAACACCGATTGGAAAACACCGGAATACCCTAAAAAGAAGCCAGACATTATATTCTAA
- a CDS encoding formate/nitrite transporter family protein — protein sequence MQQKSGPKALTDYILNLSKDKEGKSQLKLIVQGILAGAYIAIGAIGYFKLAATIADPGLAAFFGALVFPMGIIAILQLQTELFTSGCLIITSFYAGNTRLYKILKILAIVLLGNLMGAVFISVLTNTSGIFDEKIMGLVFEKALIKIHMPLGQLLVSSILCNIIVCTAICMAYSCRDEIAKIVVLWLAITVFVLSGTEHVVANMYYLFTAYFAGADISLLEILYNLSVSALGNFVGGGIIVAGANYITFKS from the coding sequence ATGCAACAAAAATCAGGGCCGAAGGCTCTTACAGATTACATCTTAAATCTTAGTAAAGACAAGGAAGGTAAATCCCAGTTAAAATTAATAGTACAAGGAATTTTGGCGGGAGCTTATATAGCCATAGGGGCTATAGGATATTTTAAGTTAGCAGCAACTATAGCAGATCCAGGGTTAGCAGCATTTTTTGGGGCACTGGTTTTTCCTATGGGTATAATAGCAATACTGCAGCTGCAGACTGAGCTTTTTACCAGTGGATGTCTGATAATAACATCTTTTTATGCAGGTAACACAAGGCTGTATAAAATATTAAAAATCCTTGCCATTGTTTTACTTGGTAATTTAATGGGAGCCGTATTTATTTCCGTCCTAACTAATACATCAGGTATTTTTGATGAAAAGATTATGGGATTGGTATTTGAAAAAGCTTTAATTAAGATACATATGCCCTTAGGCCAGTTATTGGTAAGTTCTATACTATGTAATATTATTGTATGTACGGCCATATGTATGGCCTATAGCTGCCGTGATGAAATTGCTAAGATTGTGGTTTTGTGGTTGGCAATTACAGTATTTGTACTTTCGGGAACAGAACACGTAGTAGCAAATATGTATTATTTATTTACCGCATATTTTGCAGGAGCTGACATTAGCTTATTAGAGATATTATATAATTTGTCAGTGTCTGCACTTGGAAATTTTGTTGGGGGCGGTATTATTGTTGCCGGAGCCAACTATATTACATTTAAATCTTAA
- a CDS encoding helix-turn-helix domain-containing protein — protein MVNSKVVHGLQKTNQDNICLFIQLNKALFENWQDKNQVYRFYLNSVKEKLKPKAPYCKFINTVARIGLESDGKSIANLYRMQALLYALVADLFEYVHYDIRQYANKSVLEEESDVLLKIIEYVEQHYLEDNITERLCHYIGMSEKTLYRFLKSHTNLTLKELIVNTKLERAQYLLTTTDKPISVIACESGFGNCKTFYRIYKKETGMTPTEYKQNGRPIEKNKKIQGYLDFNKREAIQLLKYYT, from the coding sequence TTGGTTAATTCAAAAGTGGTACACGGTTTGCAAAAGACCAATCAAGACAATATATGCTTATTTATTCAGTTAAATAAAGCCCTATTTGAAAATTGGCAGGATAAAAATCAGGTCTACCGTTTCTATTTAAATAGTGTTAAGGAGAAGTTGAAACCAAAAGCGCCATATTGCAAGTTTATAAATACCGTGGCACGAATAGGTCTAGAATCTGATGGGAAGTCCATAGCTAATTTATATCGAATGCAGGCGCTTTTATATGCACTGGTAGCAGATTTGTTTGAATATGTTCATTATGATATCAGGCAATATGCTAATAAGTCGGTTTTAGAAGAGGAATCAGATGTTTTATTAAAAATCATTGAGTATGTTGAACAGCACTATTTGGAAGATAATATAACCGAAAGATTGTGTCATTATATTGGGATGAGTGAAAAAACCCTATATAGATTTTTAAAATCCCATACTAATTTAACTTTGAAAGAGCTGATAGTAAATACAAAATTAGAAAGGGCTCAATATTTACTTACGACCACAGATAAACCAATTAGTGTAATTGCATGTGAAAGTGGATTTGGAAATTGTAAGACTTTTTATCGAATATATAAGAAGGAAACTGGCATGACACCTACAGAGTATAAGCAAAATGGTCGTCCTATAGAAAAAAATAAAAAAATACAAGGGTATTTAGATTTTAACAAAAGGGAAGCAATACAATTATTAAAATATTATACATAG
- a CDS encoding helix-turn-helix domain-containing protein — translation MTEKINMETVGAFIRQERKKQSLTQKDLGEAVGVSDKAVSKWERGLSFPDITLLSALADVLDVSIVELIQGERFQEDKVDVNSIKEVVNMTVSYSDKSYQEKSRKIITIIMLLVAVISSVTCLIVNLAVTSSVDWALYPIGAFVLVFAILLPILYIKDRKMEYTLVIGGIATIGYLLLIQLLTNTSRWAITIGVPVTLFIGILTYVIFKMYTLIKNKFYATAILFLLLIVCESVVRLILILNGIKGNNIFTMIISVSVCAVSSLILFIYGKNYEKYQDAK, via the coding sequence ATGACAGAAAAAATTAATATGGAGACTGTTGGAGCATTTATCAGACAAGAGCGGAAAAAACAAAGCCTTACACAAAAAGACTTAGGTGAGGCGGTAGGTGTTAGTGATAAAGCAGTATCAAAATGGGAACGGGGACTTTCATTTCCAGATATTACTTTACTATCCGCTTTGGCAGATGTTTTAGATGTTTCAATAGTGGAACTTATCCAAGGAGAGCGTTTTCAAGAAGACAAGGTGGATGTAAATAGTATTAAAGAGGTGGTAAATATGACTGTTAGCTATTCTGATAAAAGTTATCAGGAAAAATCACGTAAAATAATCACAATAATTATGCTACTGGTTGCAGTAATTTCATCAGTGACTTGCTTGATAGTAAATTTAGCGGTTACATCTTCAGTAGATTGGGCCCTATATCCTATCGGTGCCTTTGTGCTAGTTTTTGCAATATTACTTCCTATTCTATATATAAAGGACAGGAAAATGGAATATACCTTAGTCATTGGAGGAATTGCTACCATAGGATATTTATTACTAATACAATTGTTAACTAATACATCTAGATGGGCTATTACAATTGGGGTACCAGTTACCCTATTTATAGGAATACTGACCTATGTTATTTTTAAGATGTATACCCTAATTAAGAACAAATTCTATGCAACAGCAATTTTATTTTTGTTATTGATTGTATGTGAGTCAGTAGTTAGATTGATACTTATATTAAATGGAATAAAAGGCAATAACATTTTTACTATGATTATTAGTGTGTCAGTTTGTGCGGTATCCTCTTTGATACTTTTTATCTATGGTAAGAATTACGAAAAGTATCAAGATGCAAAATAA
- a CDS encoding ABC transporter permease yields MKNKQTIIHAGPSRYFLQLWGLIRWSLVRHKYLIPTFSIVQALFAFAIVYGLALIIPEIDPVSAVYLSSGALTLGIIAVGCVLAPQIVSESKQNGLFQYQRTLPVSRKSILLADIIIWSIASLPGIIMGCVAAFLRFDIKMYINPLSCIIIIIIQVTMISIGFSIAYWLPPNAMALATQLIMIGGLLFSPITYPADRLPDWLSYVYHKLPFVPASNLIRSSLFRLEDFSYVSLCVVIIWGIIAFILALGALSRRE; encoded by the coding sequence ATGAAGAATAAGCAAACTATTATACATGCAGGCCCTAGCCGATACTTTCTTCAATTATGGGGCTTAATACGATGGAGCCTTGTAAGGCATAAATACTTAATACCAACTTTTAGTATAGTGCAAGCTTTGTTTGCCTTTGCCATAGTTTATGGTCTTGCACTTATAATACCTGAAATAGACCCGGTGTCAGCAGTTTACTTATCTTCCGGTGCACTTACCCTTGGAATCATTGCAGTAGGCTGTGTCTTAGCTCCTCAAATAGTCAGTGAATCAAAGCAAAATGGTTTGTTCCAATATCAAAGAACACTTCCTGTTTCTAGGAAAAGTATTCTACTGGCAGATATAATTATATGGAGTATTGCTTCTTTACCGGGAATTATAATGGGATGTGTTGCGGCATTCTTAAGATTTGATATAAAGATGTATATCAATCCCTTAAGCTGCATTATCATAATAATAATTCAAGTAACAATGATAAGTATCGGTTTTTCAATTGCCTATTGGTTACCCCCTAATGCTATGGCTTTGGCAACACAATTAATAATGATAGGTGGGCTGCTTTTTTCTCCGATAACTTATCCTGCAGATAGGCTTCCGGATTGGTTATCCTATGTGTACCATAAGCTGCCCTTTGTACCTGCCAGTAATTTAATACGATCTTCATTATTTCGATTAGAGGATTTTTCATATGTTAGCTTATGTGTTGTTATTATATGGGGAATAATTGCCTTTATATTAGCATTAGGTGCATTATCCAGGAGAGAATAG
- a CDS encoding ABC transporter ATP-binding protein translates to MKNNSSTGDYLKIESINKEYKRGKVKANNNITTAFYPGQVAAVIGHNGAGKTTLLNQIVGVVKPDSGDIRYQEYSLVKDTKIARELVSMMPQFHAPLNGVTIRQSVEAILRLRCITGRQVKERTEKILSELDIKQWANQVGNKLSGGLQRLTSFAMAVVAPTPIILLDEPTNDIDPVRRKLVWNYMKKLARDGHIVIVVTHNLLEVELYADRFLLFNKGRLIKDAPTADLKQLASNTLTVVVNDSSVMREFTPDALESKYYDKEAKAVFALSSQQVPAAICQMLKMIEEGKIVNYRLSPTSLDVSYGGMMDEE, encoded by the coding sequence ATGAAAAATAATTCTAGCACCGGTGATTATCTGAAGATTGAATCAATTAATAAAGAATATAAGCGGGGCAAGGTAAAAGCCAATAATAATATTACAACCGCTTTTTATCCAGGCCAGGTTGCAGCTGTAATAGGCCATAATGGTGCAGGAAAGACAACTTTGCTAAACCAGATTGTTGGGGTTGTAAAACCTGACAGTGGTGACATAAGATATCAGGAATATTCCTTAGTAAAAGATACAAAAATAGCCCGTGAGCTTGTTTCCATGATGCCCCAATTTCATGCGCCTCTAAATGGGGTTACCATACGACAATCTGTTGAAGCAATTTTACGATTACGTTGTATCACCGGAAGGCAAGTTAAAGAAAGGACAGAGAAAATATTATCCGAGCTAGATATTAAGCAATGGGCCAATCAAGTAGGAAATAAACTATCGGGAGGCTTACAACGTCTAACTTCTTTTGCCATGGCTGTGGTAGCACCTACTCCGATTATATTACTGGATGAACCGACTAATGATATAGATCCTGTCCGTCGAAAGTTGGTTTGGAATTATATGAAAAAATTAGCCAGGGATGGTCACATTGTGATTGTGGTTACCCATAATCTACTGGAGGTAGAATTATATGCTGACAGATTTCTTCTTTTTAATAAAGGCCGCCTTATAAAAGACGCTCCTACAGCAGATTTAAAACAGCTTGCCTCAAATACTTTAACTGTTGTGGTCAATGATAGTAGTGTTATGAGAGAATTTACTCCAGATGCCCTTGAAAGTAAGTACTACGATAAGGAAGCAAAAGCTGTTTTTGCCCTATCTAGCCAGCAGGTTCCGGCTGCAATTTGTCAGATGCTTAAAATGATTGAAGAAGGTAAGATTGTTAACTACAGATTATCACCGACATCCTTGGATGTTTCATATGGAGGTATGATGGATGAAGAATAA
- a CDS encoding TetR/AcrR family transcriptional regulator — MARNKYPEETKKKILEVARELFYIKGYDNTTIQDIVDNLGGLTKGVIYHHFKSKQDILEKVMESLGVSDEQSNWYDNWQGETGLEKIKLQILKSFQNFERYAILYSAEALLESPRLIGDVYLSTLNESANYLKVYIDEGIKDGSISTQYSKELSEFISLMMNMWLGLNIISFSRQELEERLYFLKNLLESINIPLIDDSIISATLRLHDYIQKRK; from the coding sequence TTTTTACATAAAGGGTTATGATAACACAACCATACAGGATATAGTAGATAATCTTGGTGGCTTGACTAAAGGTGTTATATATCATCATTTTAAATCAAAGCAGGATATTTTAGAAAAAGTAATGGAGAGTTTGGGTGTATCTGATGAGCAATCTAATTGGTATGATAATTGGCAGGGGGAAACAGGTTTAGAGAAAATAAAATTACAAATATTAAAATCCTTTCAGAATTTTGAGAGATATGCCATTTTATACTCTGCAGAGGCCTTATTAGAAAGCCCCCGTTTAATAGGAGATGTGTATTTATCTACCCTAAATGAAAGTGCTAATTATCTAAAAGTATATATTGATGAAGGAATTAAGGACGGATCTATTTCTACACAATATTCTAAGGAACTCTCGGAGTTTATTTCTTTGATGATGAATATGTGGCTGGGTCTAAATATAATTAGCTTTTCGCGACAAGAGCTTGAAGAAAGATTGTACTTTTTGAAAAATTTACTTGAAAGTATTAATATACCCTTAATTGATGATTCAATAATTAGCGCAACCTTACGTTTACATGACTATATTCAAAAAAGAAAATAA